In the genome of Cutibacterium equinum, one region contains:
- a CDS encoding xylulokinase translates to MKERHPDEQRDAVAEGRTALGIELGSTRIKAVLIDDHGDPVATSTFSWENHLVDGMWSYEMSDAWHGIQQCVAGVLATVRTEQGLELNRLGAMGVSGMMHGYLPFDSAGNQLVPFRTWRNTNTGPAVSELSALLGVNMPHRWSVAHLYQAVMDGEEHVSRVDFLTTLSGYVHWRLTGERILGIGDASGMFPIDDATRDYDERLLSIVEERLKERGVPLQLRDVLPRVGLAGQPAGALTAEGAALLDPSGTIQPGVPLFPPEGDAGTGMVATNAVAPRTGNISAGTSLFAMAVLERPLSAPHRELDMVTTPAGDAVAMVHCNNGTSDIDEWVGLFGEFAKAAGVNVPTDDLYGILYRSALEAPSDAGGIVAYNYVAGEPITDTTAGRPLLMRLPDAPMHLAPLMRAHLMSIMSTLRLGMEILFEEGVEIDCWVGHGGLFRTSDVGQRLMAAAMEAPVAVGTNAGEGGPWGMALLALYGVAGQGRRLADFLDEVVFVDGAFESVSPVAEDVDGFHRFLERYRRGLLVEKAAVEALPH, encoded by the coding sequence ATGAAGGAACGCCACCCCGACGAGCAGCGAGACGCCGTGGCCGAAGGGCGGACAGCGCTGGGCATCGAGCTCGGGTCGACCCGTATCAAGGCCGTCCTGATCGACGATCACGGGGATCCCGTCGCAACCTCGACCTTCTCCTGGGAGAACCATCTCGTTGACGGGATGTGGTCCTACGAGATGAGTGACGCATGGCACGGGATTCAGCAGTGCGTGGCAGGAGTTCTTGCGACAGTGAGAACCGAGCAAGGCCTGGAGCTGAATCGCCTGGGGGCCATGGGTGTCTCTGGCATGATGCACGGGTATCTGCCGTTCGACAGTGCGGGCAATCAGTTGGTGCCCTTCCGTACCTGGCGCAACACCAACACCGGCCCTGCCGTGTCCGAGCTGTCGGCTTTGCTCGGCGTAAACATGCCGCATCGCTGGAGCGTGGCACACCTATACCAGGCGGTGATGGACGGCGAGGAGCACGTCTCGCGCGTCGACTTCCTGACCACCTTGTCCGGCTATGTGCACTGGCGTCTGACGGGGGAGCGGATCCTCGGTATTGGCGATGCCAGCGGTATGTTCCCGATCGACGATGCCACCCGCGACTACGACGAGCGGCTCCTGTCTATCGTCGAGGAGCGTCTGAAGGAGCGCGGAGTTCCGCTGCAGCTGCGCGACGTGCTACCACGTGTTGGCTTGGCCGGTCAGCCTGCCGGGGCTCTCACCGCCGAGGGGGCTGCGCTGCTCGACCCGAGCGGCACAATCCAGCCGGGCGTACCACTGTTCCCTCCAGAAGGTGATGCTGGGACCGGAATGGTGGCAACCAATGCCGTCGCGCCGCGGACGGGCAACATCTCCGCGGGGACGAGCCTCTTCGCCATGGCGGTTCTCGAGCGCCCCCTGAGTGCACCTCACCGCGAGCTGGACATGGTGACCACGCCCGCCGGAGATGCAGTGGCCATGGTGCACTGCAACAATGGCACCTCCGACATCGACGAGTGGGTGGGGCTGTTCGGAGAGTTCGCGAAAGCCGCAGGCGTGAATGTGCCTACCGACGACCTCTACGGGATCCTCTACCGCTCCGCGCTGGAGGCGCCATCCGACGCGGGCGGTATCGTGGCCTACAACTACGTTGCAGGCGAGCCCATCACCGACACGACGGCAGGGCGCCCGCTGCTGATGCGGCTGCCCGACGCTCCCATGCACCTGGCTCCTCTCATGCGGGCTCACCTGATGAGCATCATGTCCACCCTGCGACTGGGGATGGAGATCCTCTTCGAGGAGGGTGTCGAGATCGACTGCTGGGTGGGGCACGGCGGCCTCTTCCGAACCTCTGATGTAGGACAACGCCTGATGGCAGCCGCGATGGAAGCACCCGTCGCAGTAGGGACGAATGCAGGCGAGGGTGGGCCGTGGGGCATGGCATTGCTCGCGCTCTACGGCGTGGCTGGGCAGGGCAGGCGGCTGGCCGATTTCTTGGACGAGGTCGTCTTTGTCGACGGCGCGTTTGAGTCGGTTTCCCCGGTCGCCGAGGACGTGGATGGGTTCCACCGTTTCCTCGAGAGGTACCGTCGCGGCCTCCTGGTGGAGAAAGCCGCGGTGGAGGCACTGCCCCACTAA
- a CDS encoding IS3 family transposase, whose amino-acid sequence MDELYGSSAFTTVGQLVAELADYPAWLNYHRHHDTNKSLPPVQYRRQVLAAQPYTQTNPTITDRFTPPQDHATRIPTEVQKYAIRIILLQPLPCPVDTLPRNPTQRQR is encoded by the coding sequence ATGGACGAGCTCTACGGCTCAAGCGCCTTCACCACAGTCGGCCAACTCGTCGCCGAGCTGGCCGACTACCCGGCTTGGCTCAACTACCACCGACACCACGACACCAACAAGAGCCTGCCCCCAGTTCAATACCGAAGACAAGTCCTCGCGGCTCAGCCCTATACTCAAACGAATCCAACTATTACGGACCGGTTCACCCCACCCCAGGATCATGCCACCCGTATTCCAACCGAAGTCCAGAAATATGCTATCCGAATAATTCTTCTTCAACCACTCCCATGCCCTGTAGATACTCTTCCACGAAATCCAACTCAGCGACAAAGATGA
- a CDS encoding L-ribulose-5-phosphate 4-epimerase: MLRLAELSPDVQAAVAQTRDNVAALHAELPRWGLVVWTAGNVSERVPGADLFVIKPSGVTYDQLTPEAMVVCTLDGAKIDDGTAASLAPSSDTAAHAYVYRHMPEVGGVVHTHSTYATAFAARRQPIPCVLTMCGDEFGGEIPVGPLAIIGDDSIGQGIVETLRGSRSPAVLMAQHGPFTVGQNGRAAVKAAVMVEEVARTVHAALQLGPVESLPDKMVDRLWERYQNVYGQH; encoded by the coding sequence ATGCTGCGGTTGGCGGAGCTCTCGCCCGACGTCCAGGCAGCAGTGGCCCAGACCCGGGACAACGTCGCGGCGTTGCACGCCGAGCTGCCGCGCTGGGGCCTGGTGGTCTGGACCGCCGGCAACGTGTCCGAGCGTGTCCCCGGGGCCGACCTCTTCGTGATCAAGCCTTCGGGCGTGACCTACGACCAGCTGACGCCGGAGGCAATGGTTGTCTGCACCCTGGACGGGGCGAAGATCGACGACGGAACCGCAGCATCGCTAGCGCCGTCGTCGGACACGGCAGCCCACGCTTACGTCTACCGGCACATGCCCGAGGTTGGAGGCGTCGTCCACACCCACTCCACCTATGCCACTGCCTTTGCGGCCCGCCGCCAGCCCATCCCCTGCGTCCTGACCATGTGTGGTGACGAGTTCGGGGGAGAGATTCCGGTCGGCCCGCTCGCGATCATCGGCGACGACTCCATCGGTCAAGGAATCGTGGAGACTCTGCGTGGCAGCAGGTCACCGGCCGTCCTCATGGCACAGCACGGCCCCTTCACAGTCGGCCAGAACGGCAGAGCCGCGGTCAAGGCCGCGGTCATGGTCGAGGAGGTTGCCCGCACGGTTCATGCGGCACTCCAGCTCGGGCCGGTCGAATCCCTGCCCGACAAGATGGTCGACCGGCTCTGGGAGCGATACCAGAACGTGTACGGCCAGCACTGA
- a CDS encoding ABC transporter permease: MSTTPADVAVATQPKKESTGARLLRIALTERVAALAVLTVILVIVFYLLGNNGNLYAPFDLSYMVSSLQAFVPVALLALAEMFVITSGRSGIDLSVGAMVSLCGLVFGALVQHAGMPVLLAALVAIIVGGLMGLLNGVLVGYFGFPPLIATLATSYAFASIAMVASGQAPISGSKIAATHELTRNLPLFGDVELPIQVLTFLLPAMVISWFMLEHTTWGRSLLAIGTNDTAAAYAGQSVRWTRASAYMASGLLSGVAAVVNVAQFASARPDAGTSGNGMALPAITIAALGGVLISGGLARVSGVMTSALLITWLNAALLISFQGSLGPRTQLLALGLLLICSVLLNSYAARRYGLRA, encoded by the coding sequence GTGAGCACCACTCCTGCAGACGTGGCGGTAGCCACGCAGCCCAAGAAGGAATCGACGGGTGCGCGCTTGCTACGCATCGCGCTGACCGAGCGCGTCGCGGCGCTGGCGGTCCTGACCGTGATCCTCGTCATCGTGTTCTACCTGTTGGGGAACAATGGCAACCTGTATGCCCCCTTCGACCTTTCCTACATGGTGTCCTCGCTCCAGGCCTTCGTCCCTGTGGCCCTGCTCGCCTTGGCGGAGATGTTCGTCATCACGTCCGGCCGTTCCGGCATCGACCTGTCCGTCGGCGCCATGGTCTCGTTGTGCGGCCTCGTCTTCGGCGCGCTAGTCCAGCACGCTGGCATGCCGGTCCTCCTCGCGGCCCTTGTGGCGATCATTGTCGGCGGGTTGATGGGTCTGCTGAACGGCGTCCTCGTGGGCTATTTCGGCTTCCCACCTCTCATCGCCACGCTGGCGACCTCGTATGCGTTCGCTTCGATCGCGATGGTGGCCAGCGGCCAGGCTCCCATCTCGGGGTCGAAAATCGCCGCCACGCACGAGCTCACCCGCAACCTTCCGCTGTTCGGAGACGTGGAGCTGCCGATCCAGGTCCTGACCTTCCTCTTGCCCGCGATGGTGATCTCCTGGTTCATGCTGGAACACACGACGTGGGGGCGCTCGTTGCTGGCCATTGGCACCAATGACACGGCCGCCGCTTACGCCGGGCAGAGTGTCCGCTGGACGAGGGCTTCGGCCTACATGGCCTCCGGGCTCCTGTCCGGCGTGGCAGCCGTCGTCAACGTGGCTCAGTTCGCCTCCGCTAGGCCTGATGCCGGCACGAGCGGTAACGGCATGGCTCTGCCTGCCATCACGATCGCGGCGCTCGGTGGCGTCCTGATTTCCGGTGGTCTCGCTCGGGTGAGTGGTGTTATGACAAGCGCACTGCTCATCACGTGGCTGAACGCGGCCCTCCTGATCTCCTTCCAGGGAAGCCTCGGCCCCCGCACCCAGCTGCTGGCGCTCGGTCTCCTGCTGATCTGCTCTGTCCTGCTGAACAGCTACGCCGCGCGACGGTACGGACTTCGAGCCTGA
- a CDS encoding ATP-binding protein → MELDGFVPRRISELLAEQMRIEPVIALHGPRSVGKSTVLRGFAEAVGGSVIDLDDVEVREAVQGNLAATVGVGAPVCIDEYQRVPDVLDALKARLNREGSLPGTAVVTGSTRQDALPVTSQALTGRLHSLVIWPLSQGELGGVRENLLEVLSGDVGAVVQAVPVSATTRSEYVDRVCSGGMPLALRRSGAARSRWFDDFVRASVERDAVELSKIRERQALADLLGYVAGQTGQLLNVTAAAEKIGVSRPTAEAHVRLLEDLFLVVRLPAWGKTLRSRVNAKPKVHVVDSGLAARLLRLTADRLTGIDPTSLTDFGHLLETFVVGELRKQASWLDEPVALGHWRTSDGAEVDLVVEYDDGRVVAFEVKASERARGKDFRGLAELRDLLGARFIGGIVLTTGSRSYTYEDRLHVMPVDRLWTPVPS, encoded by the coding sequence ATGGAGCTGGATGGATTTGTTCCCCGTCGCATCAGCGAGCTTCTTGCTGAGCAGATGCGGATCGAGCCGGTGATCGCCCTGCATGGCCCGCGGTCGGTGGGGAAGTCGACGGTGTTGCGCGGCTTCGCCGAGGCGGTTGGCGGTTCGGTGATCGATCTCGACGATGTTGAGGTGCGTGAGGCTGTTCAAGGCAATCTGGCGGCCACTGTGGGAGTTGGAGCCCCGGTGTGTATCGACGAGTATCAGCGCGTTCCGGATGTGCTTGATGCGCTGAAAGCGCGGTTGAATCGTGAGGGGAGCCTTCCAGGGACGGCTGTCGTCACGGGTTCCACGCGTCAGGATGCTTTGCCGGTGACATCGCAGGCGCTGACTGGACGGCTTCATTCGTTAGTTATCTGGCCGCTCTCGCAGGGGGAGCTTGGGGGAGTGCGAGAGAACCTGCTCGAGGTGCTCTCGGGTGATGTCGGTGCTGTTGTCCAGGCTGTTCCGGTGTCAGCTACGACGCGGTCGGAGTATGTTGATCGCGTGTGCTCTGGGGGAATGCCCCTGGCGTTGCGTCGGTCTGGAGCTGCGCGGAGTCGGTGGTTCGACGATTTTGTCCGGGCGTCTGTGGAGCGTGATGCTGTCGAGCTCAGCAAGATTCGTGAGCGTCAGGCGCTTGCGGATCTCTTGGGGTACGTGGCGGGGCAGACCGGTCAGCTGCTCAACGTGACAGCGGCGGCTGAGAAGATCGGCGTTAGTCGCCCCACCGCGGAGGCTCACGTCCGGCTTCTCGAGGACCTATTCCTGGTTGTGCGTCTCCCGGCCTGGGGGAAGACTCTGCGCTCCAGGGTGAATGCCAAGCCCAAGGTTCATGTTGTTGATTCGGGTCTGGCTGCCCGCCTGCTGCGGCTCACTGCGGACCGGCTCACTGGAATTGACCCGACCTCGCTTACGGATTTCGGACACTTGCTAGAGACATTCGTCGTCGGGGAGTTACGCAAGCAGGCGTCGTGGCTCGATGAGCCTGTCGCGCTGGGGCATTGGCGAACGAGCGACGGTGCGGAGGTTGATCTGGTGGTCGAGTACGACGATGGTCGGGTTGTCGCGTTTGAGGTCAAGGCCAGTGAGCGTGCCCGTGGCAAGGATTTCCGTGGGCTGGCTGAACTTCGTGACTTGCTGGGGGCAAGGTTTATTGGCGGCATTGTGCTGACCACCGGTAGCCGTTCGTACACCTACGAGGACCGGTTGCACGTGATGCCTGTTGACCGGCTCTGGACGCCAGTGCCGTCCTGA
- a CDS encoding ABC transporter permease, with translation MSSDTQAVSGVKATPKRRRPWIEGQEIVLIGVTAALWIIMAIVAPTFIEPSSVFSIFYGVAPIIVMGVAMTAIMCTAGIDVSVGSMLAVVMVVVGRMLRDLHVSAPVAILVAIIVGALLGAINAALISFGRVPAMVVTFGTLNVFRFVALQIFGDTQLAGVPNTLGFLGGGVDASFLGIPNAMWLALLIALLAWFYMRDWATGRHIYAIGNDPVAARLAGVKVQRRVFELYVFSGIAVGIAGVMLIGNGGLVQQNIGTGLEMSVIAACVIGGTSVIGGRGTVLGTVLGAILVCSVQAAVTHLHLPSQLTQLFVGVIIIIAVGVDLARQARRNRK, from the coding sequence ATGAGCAGTGACACACAAGCCGTGAGTGGCGTCAAGGCCACACCGAAGCGGCGCCGCCCCTGGATCGAGGGTCAGGAGATCGTCCTAATCGGAGTGACCGCAGCCCTGTGGATCATCATGGCGATCGTCGCCCCGACCTTCATCGAGCCGAGCAGCGTCTTCTCCATCTTCTACGGTGTGGCTCCCATCATCGTGATGGGCGTCGCCATGACAGCGATCATGTGCACGGCGGGGATTGACGTCTCTGTGGGCTCCATGCTCGCCGTGGTCATGGTGGTGGTCGGGCGAATGCTGCGTGACCTCCACGTCAGCGCGCCGGTCGCCATCCTTGTCGCGATTATCGTGGGTGCCCTACTGGGTGCCATCAACGCCGCGCTCATCTCATTCGGGCGAGTCCCCGCGATGGTCGTGACCTTCGGCACCCTCAACGTCTTCCGTTTTGTAGCGCTTCAAATTTTCGGAGACACCCAGCTGGCTGGAGTGCCGAATACGCTTGGCTTCCTTGGAGGTGGCGTTGACGCCTCTTTCCTCGGCATACCGAACGCCATGTGGTTGGCCTTGCTGATCGCCCTGCTCGCGTGGTTCTACATGCGTGACTGGGCAACGGGCCGTCATATTTATGCCATTGGCAATGATCCCGTCGCCGCCCGACTGGCTGGCGTGAAGGTCCAGCGCAGGGTGTTCGAGCTCTACGTCTTCAGCGGCATCGCCGTCGGTATTGCCGGCGTCATGTTGATCGGCAACGGCGGACTTGTCCAGCAGAATATCGGTACCGGTCTCGAGATGTCCGTCATCGCTGCCTGCGTCATTGGCGGCACGTCGGTCATCGGCGGCCGAGGCACCGTCTTGGGGACTGTGTTGGGAGCCATTCTGGTGTGCAGCGTTCAGGCGGCCGTCACGCACCTACACCTCCCCAGCCAGCTCACACAGCTCTTCGTGGGTGTCATCATCATCATCGCGGTCGGGGTTGACCTGGCCCGTCAGGCAAGGAGAAACCGCAAGTGA
- a CDS encoding sugar ABC transporter ATP-binding protein, translating into MAAPVTEATRTGTPVLEVCNIDKRYGGVHALKDVSWKVYPGEVCGLVGENGAGKSTLIKMISGAESPDTGTVLVDGSELAHGDTKAALAAGVSAVYQEPQLFADLTVAENVFLGRELTKVGRVAWAEQQRRVVDLLARLNLSPDIMHTRVGDLAVGEQQLVSIAKAFVADVRLLILDEPSAILTNRDIERLFATVRRLREENIGVIYISHRLDELTEITDRVTVMRDGAIVGDYPTEEMSPAKIAKAMVGDKFQVADRGERPSRASDEVILSVKDLGCGDRLQSANFELHRGEVLGVYGLIGSGATELARCLFGILRPDHGEIVVDGAPRSFTSPRRAMDAGIALLPGNRKTQGAFLPKSLAFNLSSNHLRYFSKGGVFDHKREESVMREMIDRLRIKAPGPDTVIGALSGGNQQKVVMARQLVEEAKILVAEEPTQGVDVGAKAEIHRLILDHVAEGHAALVLSTDLEEIRFLCDRIIVLRRGVTEQDLPGNVSAARLLSAASGETSDEEVVKDEQ; encoded by the coding sequence ATGGCAGCACCAGTGACGGAGGCCACCAGGACGGGTACGCCCGTGCTCGAGGTATGCAACATCGACAAGAGGTACGGCGGCGTTCACGCACTCAAGGACGTGAGCTGGAAGGTCTACCCGGGCGAGGTCTGCGGCCTCGTGGGAGAGAACGGCGCCGGCAAGTCCACGCTGATCAAGATGATCAGCGGGGCGGAGTCTCCCGACACGGGGACGGTCCTCGTCGACGGCAGCGAGTTAGCCCATGGGGATACGAAAGCCGCGCTCGCAGCGGGTGTTTCGGCCGTCTATCAGGAGCCACAACTGTTCGCTGACCTGACCGTCGCCGAGAATGTCTTCCTCGGTCGCGAGCTCACCAAGGTGGGGCGCGTCGCGTGGGCCGAGCAGCAGCGGCGTGTGGTCGATCTCCTGGCCCGTCTCAACCTCAGCCCGGACATCATGCACACCCGCGTCGGAGATCTTGCGGTGGGAGAGCAGCAGCTGGTCTCCATCGCCAAGGCCTTTGTCGCTGACGTCCGTCTCCTGATCCTCGACGAGCCCAGTGCCATCCTCACCAACCGCGACATTGAACGTCTCTTCGCCACGGTCCGCAGGCTCCGTGAGGAGAACATCGGTGTTATCTACATCTCTCACCGGTTGGACGAGCTCACCGAGATCACGGACCGCGTGACGGTGATGCGCGATGGCGCGATCGTTGGTGACTACCCGACGGAGGAGATGTCGCCCGCGAAAATCGCCAAAGCTATGGTGGGGGACAAGTTCCAGGTCGCCGACCGCGGCGAGCGTCCCAGCCGCGCGAGCGACGAGGTCATCCTGTCGGTAAAGGACCTTGGCTGTGGCGACCGTCTGCAGTCGGCCAACTTCGAGTTGCACCGCGGTGAGGTCCTCGGAGTGTACGGCCTGATCGGCTCAGGTGCTACCGAGCTTGCCCGTTGTCTTTTTGGCATCTTGAGGCCGGACCACGGCGAGATCGTCGTCGACGGCGCCCCCCGCAGCTTCACCTCTCCACGCCGCGCCATGGATGCGGGGATCGCCTTGCTGCCGGGCAATAGAAAGACGCAGGGCGCTTTTCTTCCCAAGTCGCTCGCCTTCAACCTTTCGTCAAACCATCTGCGCTACTTCTCCAAGGGCGGTGTCTTCGACCACAAGCGCGAGGAGTCCGTGATGCGGGAGATGATCGATCGTCTCCGCATCAAGGCTCCTGGTCCCGACACCGTGATCGGGGCGCTCTCCGGCGGCAACCAGCAGAAGGTCGTTATGGCGCGTCAGCTCGTTGAGGAAGCCAAGATCTTGGTCGCCGAGGAGCCGACGCAGGGCGTCGATGTTGGCGCCAAGGCTGAGATTCACCGGCTCATCCTCGACCACGTCGCCGAGGGGCATGCCGCCCTGGTGCTCTCCACGGACCTCGAAGAGATTCGTTTCCTTTGTGATCGCATCATCGTGCTGCGACGAGGCGTGACCGAGCAGGATCTACCCGGAAACGTCTCTGCTGCCCGCCTGCTGTCCGCGGCGTCGGGCGAGACTTCGGACGAGGAGGTTGTCAAAGATGAGCAGTGA
- a CDS encoding type II toxin-antitoxin system RelE/ParE family toxin, whose product MDPWILRVALRKLRQGGSAETLDDLRVPPGDRLEALKGDRAGQHGIRVNGQWRICFRWTDAGSEDRRWIRGGGDR is encoded by the coding sequence ATGGATCCCTGGATCCTCCGGGTGGCATTGCGCAAACTGCGTCAGGGTGGGTCGGCGGAGACGCTTGACGATCTCCGCGTTCCGCCTGGTGACCGACTTGAGGCGCTCAAGGGTGACCGGGCTGGTCAGCACGGCATCAGAGTTAATGGCCAGTGGCGGATTTGTTTCAGATGGACAGACGCTGGATCAGAGGACAGACGCTGGATCAGAGGAGGTGGAGATCGTTGA
- a CDS encoding LacI family DNA-binding transcriptional regulator: protein MSPALRTRVEAEMARQRYWPRPAARALARQRSRLVGVVVFDISNPFFSHVANLMDQEVQAAGNSLMLAGTQQSNQAERAALESMSRAGVDAFAVCTSGGNFDLLNRLQERGHPVLLFAQRSEDERIKAVTIDDFTGMGLIAGHVVDRGAHRICFIEEPIHAVQHRDRWAGFVAALDSRGLDPDQVRRVPASGPTWDGGFQVVSEILAQPRSMWPDCIVCLNDYTAIGACRAVRSAGLVVGRDILVTGYDDIPYGAVLDVPLTTIRQPFDEMSGYLTTQLLEAAERRDVAVEGRLFTPELMIRESA from the coding sequence GTGAGCCCTGCTCTTCGAACTCGCGTGGAGGCTGAGATGGCGCGGCAACGCTACTGGCCGCGACCGGCAGCGCGGGCGCTGGCCCGTCAGCGTTCACGCCTCGTCGGGGTGGTCGTCTTCGACATCTCCAACCCCTTCTTCTCCCACGTGGCCAATCTCATGGACCAAGAGGTCCAGGCGGCGGGCAACTCGCTGATGCTGGCCGGGACCCAGCAGTCCAACCAGGCCGAGCGGGCCGCCTTGGAGAGCATGAGCCGCGCTGGGGTGGATGCTTTCGCCGTGTGCACCTCGGGCGGCAACTTCGACCTTCTCAACCGCCTCCAGGAGCGAGGTCACCCCGTTCTCCTCTTCGCTCAGCGCAGCGAGGACGAGAGGATCAAAGCGGTCACCATCGACGACTTCACGGGCATGGGACTCATTGCCGGCCACGTCGTGGACCGGGGCGCCCATAGGATTTGCTTCATCGAGGAGCCCATTCACGCGGTCCAGCACCGCGATCGCTGGGCGGGGTTCGTGGCCGCTCTGGATAGCCGTGGCCTGGATCCGGACCAGGTGCGCAGGGTGCCCGCTTCCGGTCCGACCTGGGACGGCGGTTTCCAAGTCGTGAGCGAGATCCTCGCGCAACCTCGGTCCATGTGGCCGGATTGCATCGTGTGCCTGAATGATTACACCGCCATCGGTGCATGCCGGGCGGTCCGCAGCGCGGGGTTGGTGGTCGGCCGGGACATCCTCGTTACCGGCTATGACGACATTCCCTACGGCGCGGTTCTCGACGTGCCGCTGACGACCATCCGGCAGCCCTTTGACGAGATGAGCGGTTACCTTACAACCCAGCTACTTGAAGCTGCCGAGCGCCGCGATGTCGCGGTGGAAGGCCGCCTGTTCACGCCCGAGCTCATGATCCGTGAGTCGGCATAA
- a CDS encoding autoinducer 2 ABC transporter substrate-binding protein: MKRRHGLAVASLATAFALAATGCAGGNKSATSGESTSDVSVAFVPKIQGIPFFEAMNKGGSDAAKEFGFKWVYSGPTTADPAAQGDVVRSLMQQKVSSLMVASNDPDSMGPLLKEAQDKGIKVGTSDTDAPDSVREVFVTQATEDGIGSALLEQIAKPINGEGEIAIVSCGQTASNLNAWIKVVKTKAASDYPKIKIVDTVYADEDQAKAVTMAKDLMNANPNLKGIIGPCTTAAPGVAQAVQESGKTGKVFTVGVGTPKAMLPYLTDGSSSASVLWNVEDHGYLTAWAGFQLASGKKFEPTQDVGRLKGVKYDESTKTLLLGEPLILTKDNAGNFNY, encoded by the coding sequence ATGAAGCGTCGACATGGTCTCGCGGTAGCGAGCCTCGCAACCGCCTTCGCACTCGCCGCCACTGGCTGTGCCGGCGGTAACAAGTCCGCCACCTCAGGGGAGTCCACCTCGGACGTCTCGGTGGCTTTCGTCCCGAAGATCCAGGGCATCCCGTTCTTCGAGGCGATGAACAAGGGTGGTTCTGACGCCGCCAAGGAGTTCGGGTTCAAGTGGGTCTACAGCGGCCCCACCACCGCCGATCCTGCCGCCCAAGGCGACGTCGTCCGTTCTCTCATGCAGCAGAAGGTGAGCAGCCTGATGGTCGCCTCCAACGACCCTGACTCCATGGGGCCCCTACTCAAGGAGGCGCAGGACAAGGGCATCAAGGTCGGCACCTCCGACACTGACGCTCCGGACTCGGTGCGTGAGGTCTTCGTCACGCAGGCCACCGAGGACGGCATTGGTTCCGCCCTCCTCGAGCAGATCGCCAAGCCCATCAACGGCGAGGGTGAGATCGCCATCGTGTCCTGCGGTCAGACCGCCTCGAACCTGAACGCATGGATCAAGGTCGTCAAGACCAAGGCTGCCTCGGATTACCCGAAGATCAAGATCGTGGACACGGTGTACGCTGACGAAGACCAGGCCAAGGCAGTAACCATGGCCAAAGACCTGATGAATGCCAACCCCAACCTCAAGGGCATCATCGGCCCTTGCACCACTGCGGCCCCTGGCGTCGCTCAGGCTGTCCAGGAGTCCGGCAAGACCGGCAAGGTGTTCACGGTTGGTGTCGGCACGCCCAAGGCCATGCTGCCTTACCTGACCGACGGTTCCTCCAGCGCATCTGTGCTCTGGAACGTCGAGGATCATGGCTACCTGACCGCCTGGGCCGGCTTCCAGCTGGCCTCGGGCAAGAAGTTTGAGCCCACCCAGGACGTCGGCCGACTCAAGGGCGTCAAGTACGACGAGTCGACCAAGACTCTGCTGCTCGGGGAGCCCCTCATCCTGACCAAGGACAATGCGGGCAACTTCAACTACTAG
- a CDS encoding sugar phosphate isomerase/epimerase family protein: MQNVDAWREEIRKEYLTAKKQDPARFEPRLNMSWSNWGFGLEDLDDSCARLSANGLEYIELHGNHYGNDLGYQVEETKAVLKRHGLKTSGVCGMFSDDNDLSSNRPIQQQEAIDYIRREARFTAAMGGHYLLVVPGAVGRSQAYDAYEIERSYRALRLAADVFTETGVKAAIEPIRSAEVSIVHTVQEAVEYIERVDHPGVAHINGDVYHMQVEEPNIPRAILEAGKRLVNLHLADSNRRALGEGSMDVDTMIMALYLIGHNAPGRFVTPEPLGPGAGPYPARNGMPDPKALDALVGQTVSYFREREDAVRAMTEEN, translated from the coding sequence ATGCAAAACGTCGACGCCTGGCGCGAGGAGATCCGTAAGGAGTACCTGACTGCCAAGAAGCAGGACCCGGCTCGTTTTGAGCCGAGGTTGAACATGTCCTGGTCCAACTGGGGATTCGGGCTGGAAGACCTGGATGACTCGTGCGCGCGGCTCAGCGCCAACGGGCTGGAATATATCGAGCTGCACGGCAATCACTATGGCAATGACCTCGGCTATCAGGTCGAGGAGACCAAGGCCGTCCTGAAGCGTCATGGCCTCAAGACCTCCGGTGTGTGCGGGATGTTCTCTGATGACAATGACCTGTCGTCGAACCGACCCATCCAGCAACAGGAGGCCATCGACTACATCCGTCGCGAAGCCCGGTTCACGGCCGCCATGGGTGGCCACTACCTGCTGGTCGTGCCGGGCGCTGTGGGTCGCTCCCAGGCCTACGACGCCTACGAGATCGAGCGCAGCTACCGCGCGCTGCGCCTCGCTGCCGATGTCTTCACCGAGACCGGTGTCAAAGCTGCCATCGAGCCCATCCGGTCGGCCGAGGTCTCCATCGTCCACACTGTGCAGGAGGCCGTCGAGTACATCGAGCGGGTAGACCACCCCGGCGTCGCCCATATCAACGGTGACGTCTACCACATGCAGGTCGAGGAGCCCAACATTCCCCGTGCGATCCTGGAGGCGGGCAAACGACTGGTGAACCTGCACTTGGCGGACTCGAACCGTCGTGCTCTGGGCGAGGGGTCCATGGACGTCGACACCATGATCATGGCGCTCTATCTCATCGGACACAACGCGCCCGGCCGGTTCGTCACTCCGGAGCCGCTCGGTCCCGGGGCTGGCCCCTACCCTGCGCGCAACGGCATGCCCGACCCGAAGGCGCTCGATGCGCTCGTCGGGCAGACTGTCAGCTATTTCCGTGAGCGTGAGGATGCCGTCCGCGCCATGACCGAGGAGAACTGA